From Alienimonas californiensis, a single genomic window includes:
- a CDS encoding TIGR04282 family arsenosugar biosynthesis glycosyltransferase, which produces MTNHDRAALVVFAKTPGRTPAKTRLAADVGTETAEAFYRASLAATAAVADAAAAHGLLDVIWAVAEPDAVDDPFWAGRRTVGQGTGGLGERLHTVYSSLIAERPAVLLIGCDSPHHTPERLLRPAAALLDDREPADFRLGRCTDGGYWLLGGRRPIPRSAFLSVSYSAAVTAVQTAAALAPLGGVAEEPVSFDVDAAADLRRLRAALKALTEPLTEQLELLASLPRGESRAAEAGR; this is translated from the coding sequence ATGACGAACCACGACCGAGCCGCCCTCGTGGTCTTCGCCAAAACGCCCGGCCGCACCCCGGCGAAGACGCGGCTGGCCGCGGACGTGGGCACGGAAACGGCGGAGGCGTTCTACCGGGCCAGCCTCGCCGCCACCGCCGCCGTCGCGGACGCCGCGGCGGCCCATGGGCTGCTCGACGTGATTTGGGCCGTTGCGGAGCCGGACGCCGTCGACGACCCGTTCTGGGCCGGCCGCCGGACCGTGGGGCAGGGGACCGGCGGGCTGGGCGAACGGCTGCACACGGTCTACTCGTCGCTAATCGCGGAACGCCCCGCCGTGCTGCTGATCGGCTGCGATTCGCCGCACCACACGCCGGAGCGCCTGCTGCGTCCGGCGGCGGCGCTATTGGATGACCGGGAGCCGGCGGACTTCCGTCTCGGCCGCTGCACGGACGGCGGCTACTGGCTGCTGGGCGGCCGCCGGCCGATTCCGCGGTCGGCGTTTCTGTCCGTGAGCTACAGTGCCGCCGTCACCGCCGTCCAAACCGCCGCCGCCCTCGCCCCGCTGGGCGGCGTGGCGGAGGAACCGGTCTCCTTTGACGTGGACGCCGCCGCCGATCTGCGCCGGCTGCGGGCGGCGCTGAAGGCGCTGACGGAACCGCTCACGGAGCAGCTGGAGTTGCTCGCGAGCCTGCCGCGGGGCGAGTCGCGGGCGGCGGAGGCGGGCCGGTAG
- a CDS encoding DUF4153 domain-containing protein, which translates to MSSAEEPVDPFADPPPAVAPDPPATLREPLAALAAVTLFDLLIYRTGGYASAGLFLLGCVPLIALGSPFRGANWRGFAIVAGLLVLTAARLAWLGWGGAVLAGVVLLAALALTRSGRRVWTLDVAVLWLQTLPAAAAAVLNSRHLLRRESDRKSGPDVPPSAGSDEGTRHAARPWSVLLPVAAGLAFAGLFLLANPDLKATVGEWAARVSARFGDAIRWIVPGPGQTFLWVFVGGAALGLLRPLVRESLLDPLATLEDRERDRRRASAPAESIAYPAVRNTLLVVVGVFAAYLPFEFLTLWRRDFPAGFYYAGYAHEGAAWLTVALATATALLSALFRGSLLADPRADRVRRLAWIWSGLNFLLVAAVCNRLLIYVDFNGLSRLRVVGFLGIAAVAGGFAAVVAKIARDRGFAWLVRRQLRIAALVVLLGLLAPIDWIAHSYNAGRVSGGDPAPLALIGNHEIDLGGLLALEPLLHNKNPTIARGVAGRMTLAVDALDRPLSAYRTRGSIPPATERSGPPGRLGRFQLAEVQFRRMLARNRDRIGELLADRNAAEAAEKLADYGMRWW; encoded by the coding sequence ATGTCCTCCGCCGAAGAACCAGTCGATCCGTTCGCGGACCCGCCGCCCGCCGTCGCCCCCGATCCGCCGGCGACGCTGCGGGAACCGTTGGCGGCCCTCGCGGCGGTGACGCTGTTCGACCTGCTGATCTATCGGACCGGCGGGTACGCCTCGGCCGGGCTGTTCCTGCTGGGCTGCGTGCCGCTGATCGCCCTCGGGTCGCCCTTCCGCGGGGCGAACTGGCGGGGGTTCGCCATAGTCGCCGGGCTGCTGGTTCTGACGGCCGCCCGGCTCGCCTGGCTGGGCTGGGGCGGGGCGGTTCTCGCGGGCGTCGTGCTGCTCGCGGCGCTCGCCCTGACCCGCAGCGGGCGGCGGGTGTGGACGTTGGACGTGGCCGTCCTCTGGCTTCAAACCCTCCCCGCCGCCGCGGCCGCGGTTCTGAACAGTCGCCACCTGCTCCGGCGGGAGTCCGATCGGAAGAGCGGACCCGACGTCCCCCCGTCGGCGGGCTCCGACGAAGGAACCCGCCACGCCGCCCGGCCGTGGAGCGTCCTGCTGCCGGTCGCGGCGGGGCTGGCGTTCGCCGGCCTGTTCCTGCTGGCGAACCCGGACCTGAAGGCGACGGTGGGCGAGTGGGCGGCCCGGGTCTCCGCGCGGTTCGGCGACGCGATCCGCTGGATCGTGCCCGGTCCGGGGCAGACGTTCCTGTGGGTGTTCGTCGGCGGGGCGGCGCTGGGCCTGCTGCGGCCGCTGGTGCGGGAGTCGCTGCTCGACCCGCTGGCGACGCTGGAAGACCGGGAGCGGGACCGGCGACGGGCGAGCGCCCCGGCGGAGTCGATCGCCTACCCGGCGGTGCGGAACACGCTGCTGGTGGTGGTCGGGGTGTTCGCCGCCTACCTGCCGTTCGAGTTCCTCACGCTGTGGCGCCGCGACTTTCCGGCGGGCTTCTACTACGCCGGCTACGCCCACGAAGGCGCCGCGTGGCTGACGGTCGCGCTGGCGACGGCGACGGCGCTACTGTCGGCGCTGTTCCGCGGCTCGCTGCTGGCCGACCCGCGGGCGGACCGGGTTCGACGGCTGGCCTGGATCTGGAGCGGGTTGAACTTCCTGTTAGTCGCCGCGGTCTGCAACCGCCTGCTGATCTACGTCGACTTCAACGGGCTGTCCCGCCTGCGGGTCGTGGGCTTCCTCGGGATCGCCGCGGTCGCCGGCGGGTTTGCGGCGGTGGTCGCGAAGATCGCCCGGGACCGCGGCTTCGCCTGGCTGGTCCGCCGGCAACTGCGGATCGCGGCACTGGTGGTCCTCCTCGGCCTGCTGGCCCCGATCGACTGGATCGCCCACTCCTACAACGCCGGCCGGGTGAGCGGCGGCGACCCCGCCCCACTAGCGCTGATCGGCAATCACGAGATCGACCTCGGCGGCCTGCTCGCCCTGGAACCGTTGCTGCACAACAAGAACCCCACGATCGCCCGCGGCGTCGCGGGGCGAATGACGCTGGCCGTCGACGCCCTCGACCGTCCCCTGTCTGCCTACCGCACCCGCGGTTCGATTCCCCCCGCGACAGAGCGTTCCGGGCCGCCGGGCCGCCTCGGCCGCTTTCAACTCGCCGAAGTGCAGTTCCGCCGGATGCTCGCCCGCAACCGTGACCGCATTGGGGAACTGCTCGCCGACCGCAACGCCGCCGAGGCCGCGGAGAAGTTGGCCGACTATGGCATGCGGTGGTGGTGA
- a CDS encoding DUF1501 domain-containing protein — protein MHARDPHACHDFAPARTRRDALRTLGAGFGSLALGGMCADLSAAEAVAGPIAAGSRTHHPAKAKRVIFLFMHGGPAQMDTFEEKPRLSKDDGKKLPPRPGALKFNDASSTLLGSPWKFRKYGQCGKAVSELFPHVAQHVDEIAFLHGMHSRGQSHGQAVCMLHTGSDNLPRPSVGSWVSYGLGTENRDLPSFISLAPPSNHGGPRNYGPAFLPAEHQATAIGRAGNLGSGSVQHLAPPKSLSEQRRADQLELLADLNADYSGRIEAVAGAEDPAVEGAIRGFELAHRMAGVAPEALDLSRETKETQALYGVGEKPTDGFAKQCLLARRLCEAGVRYVQVSTGYSWDQHGNLKKGHADNAAKVDQPIAALLADLKRRGLLEDTLVVWGGEFGRTATAQGKDGRDHNPSGFTMWMAGGGAKGGVCHGSTDEFGAYAETGRTHMHDLHATMLHLLGLDHERLTYRHAGRDFRLTDVAGRVVREVIA, from the coding sequence ATGCACGCCCGCGATCCGCACGCCTGTCATGACTTCGCCCCGGCGAGGACCCGCCGAGACGCGCTGCGCACGCTGGGGGCCGGCTTCGGCTCGCTGGCGCTGGGGGGCATGTGCGCCGACCTGTCCGCCGCCGAGGCCGTCGCCGGACCGATCGCGGCGGGCTCGCGGACGCATCACCCCGCCAAGGCCAAGCGGGTGATCTTCCTGTTCATGCACGGCGGCCCCGCCCAGATGGACACCTTCGAGGAGAAGCCCCGGCTCTCGAAGGACGACGGCAAGAAGCTGCCGCCGCGGCCCGGCGCCCTGAAGTTCAACGACGCCAGCTCGACCCTGCTGGGCAGCCCCTGGAAGTTCCGGAAGTACGGCCAGTGCGGCAAAGCCGTCAGCGAGCTGTTCCCCCACGTCGCGCAACATGTGGACGAGATCGCCTTTCTCCACGGCATGCACAGCCGCGGGCAGAGTCACGGGCAGGCGGTCTGCATGCTGCACACCGGCAGCGACAACCTCCCCCGCCCCAGCGTCGGCTCCTGGGTGAGCTACGGCCTCGGCACGGAGAACCGCGACCTGCCCTCGTTCATCTCGCTGGCCCCGCCATCGAATCACGGCGGCCCGCGGAACTACGGGCCGGCGTTCCTGCCGGCGGAGCACCAGGCCACCGCGATCGGCCGGGCGGGCAACCTGGGGTCCGGCTCGGTGCAGCATCTCGCCCCGCCGAAGAGCCTGTCGGAGCAGCGCCGGGCAGATCAGCTCGAACTGCTGGCGGACCTTAACGCGGACTACTCCGGCCGCATCGAGGCGGTCGCCGGCGCGGAGGATCCCGCGGTCGAGGGGGCGATCCGCGGGTTCGAACTGGCCCACCGCATGGCCGGCGTCGCTCCGGAGGCGCTCGATCTGTCCCGGGAGACGAAGGAGACGCAGGCCCTGTACGGCGTGGGCGAGAAGCCGACGGACGGCTTCGCCAAACAGTGCCTGCTGGCCCGCCGGTTGTGCGAGGCCGGCGTGCGGTACGTGCAGGTCTCCACCGGCTACAGCTGGGACCAGCACGGCAACCTCAAGAAAGGCCACGCGGACAACGCCGCCAAGGTGGACCAGCCGATCGCCGCCCTGCTGGCGGACCTGAAACGCCGCGGCCTGCTGGAGGACACGCTGGTCGTGTGGGGCGGCGAGTTCGGCCGCACCGCGACGGCTCAGGGCAAGGACGGCCGCGACCACAACCCCAGCGGCTTCACCATGTGGATGGCCGGCGGCGGGGCGAAGGGCGGCGTCTGCCACGGCTCCACCGACGAGTTCGGCGCCTACGCCGAGACCGGCCGCACCCACATGCACGATCTGCACGCCACGATGCTGCATCTCCTCGGTCTGGACCACGAACGCCTCACCTACCGTCACGCCGGCCGCGACTTTCGTCTGACCGACGTCGCCGGCCGCGTGGTGCGCGAGGTGATCGCCTGA
- a CDS encoding DUF1553 domain-containing protein has translation MPRTALALGLTLVAAGSGGTAEAANPAEVEFFETKIRPVLIERCLACHGAESDPPDGNLRLDLKAGWQAGGDSGPALTPGDPNGSVLMEALRYETYEMPPDEKLPAHIIKDFETWIAGGAVDPREGTLDAPAEVPAATVEADGWAYQTPVAEPIPAVQDEAWPHTPVDRFLLAKAEAAGLAPAADAAPEVAFRRLHFDLSGLPPSPERLAAFVEDPSERNWAAAVDRLLASPRFGQTWGRHWLDVARYADTNGSDFNATWPDAWRYRDYVIDSFNEDRPYDRFLTEQIAGDLLPAETDEQRTRQTVATGFLALGTKMLSERDKVKLTMDVADDQLDTVGRAALGLTLGCARCHDHKFDPIPTRDYYALAGIFASTKTLDGEIQQYVSDFVRVPLPEDPAATEAREAHEALVTEAEAAVKEAKAALKGLDLFPAGAVVVDDEAATTVGEWRQSTYSKPFHGRGYLVAEGDGATATFAAELPAAGLWEARLLYAASAGRASNVLVHFQSPNGESETIVDQRTPGAAPGPSALVGEFDAPTKGAQVAVVVKNEGADGFVLADAVVFVPVGSEAGADPAAVEAAQAAVEQAESRLKDLKENAPPSAPTAFGVTELPEDEIGDTAIRIRGEARQEGDVVPRGFLSACGGGPAEIKAGSGRLELARWITQSEHPLTARVFVNRVWAHLFGRGIVATPDNFGALGAPPTHPELLDRLAVEFVEDGWRIKPLVRRLVMSRTYRLSSVHPDAAAADPNNELFARANRRRLTAEALRDTTLHLAGLLEEAPPNDSPVAGQPNIAKAIPVDDLMVRSIYLPLVRNELPDGLAVFDFPDTEMVVGDRPTTNGPAQSLFLLNAPQVRKRAAATADRFLIGSGTIEERLRALYGAALSREVTAEELPRLIAYLEAAADRDGEQAAWSDLVHVLFCSAEFRFLD, from the coding sequence ATGCCCCGCACCGCGCTTGCGCTGGGACTGACACTCGTCGCCGCAGGGAGCGGAGGGACTGCGGAGGCGGCGAATCCGGCCGAGGTGGAGTTCTTCGAAACGAAGATCCGGCCGGTCCTCATTGAGCGGTGTCTGGCGTGTCACGGGGCGGAGTCGGACCCGCCGGACGGCAATCTGCGGCTGGATCTGAAGGCCGGGTGGCAGGCCGGCGGGGACAGCGGCCCGGCCCTCACGCCGGGCGACCCGAACGGCAGCGTGCTGATGGAGGCGCTGCGGTACGAAACCTACGAGATGCCGCCGGACGAAAAGCTGCCGGCTCACATCATTAAGGACTTCGAGACGTGGATCGCCGGCGGGGCGGTCGATCCCCGAGAGGGGACGTTGGACGCCCCGGCCGAGGTCCCCGCCGCGACCGTCGAAGCCGACGGCTGGGCGTATCAGACGCCTGTCGCCGAGCCGATCCCGGCGGTGCAGGACGAGGCGTGGCCCCACACGCCGGTCGATCGTTTCCTGCTGGCGAAGGCGGAGGCCGCCGGCCTCGCCCCCGCCGCGGACGCCGCCCCGGAGGTCGCCTTCCGCCGGTTGCACTTCGACCTCAGCGGCCTGCCGCCCTCCCCGGAGCGGCTGGCGGCATTCGTCGAGGACCCCAGCGAGCGGAACTGGGCCGCGGCGGTCGATCGCCTGCTCGCCTCGCCCCGGTTCGGGCAGACATGGGGGCGTCACTGGCTGGACGTCGCCCGCTACGCGGACACCAACGGCAGCGACTTCAACGCGACCTGGCCGGACGCCTGGCGCTACCGCGACTACGTCATCGATTCGTTCAATGAGGATCGGCCCTACGACCGTTTCCTCACGGAGCAGATCGCCGGCGACCTGCTGCCGGCGGAGACGGACGAGCAGCGGACCCGGCAGACCGTCGCCACCGGCTTTCTCGCCCTGGGCACGAAGATGCTCTCGGAGCGGGACAAGGTGAAGCTGACGATGGACGTCGCCGACGACCAGCTCGATACCGTCGGCCGGGCGGCGTTGGGGCTGACGCTGGGCTGCGCCCGTTGTCACGACCATAAGTTCGACCCGATCCCCACCCGCGATTACTACGCCCTGGCCGGCATCTTCGCGTCGACGAAGACGCTGGACGGGGAGATTCAGCAGTACGTCTCCGACTTCGTCCGCGTCCCGCTGCCGGAGGACCCGGCGGCGACGGAGGCCCGGGAGGCGCACGAGGCCCTCGTCACCGAGGCCGAAGCCGCGGTGAAAGAGGCGAAGGCGGCGCTGAAGGGCCTCGACCTGTTCCCCGCCGGGGCAGTGGTCGTGGATGACGAAGCGGCGACAACGGTCGGCGAGTGGCGGCAGAGCACGTATTCCAAGCCGTTCCACGGTCGTGGATATCTCGTGGCCGAAGGGGACGGCGCTACCGCCACGTTCGCCGCGGAACTGCCCGCCGCCGGGCTGTGGGAGGCGCGACTGCTCTACGCCGCCTCCGCGGGCCGCGCCTCCAACGTTCTGGTTCACTTCCAGTCCCCGAACGGCGAATCGGAGACGATCGTCGATCAGCGGACGCCCGGCGCCGCGCCCGGTCCCTCGGCGCTGGTGGGCGAGTTCGACGCCCCCACCAAAGGGGCACAGGTCGCCGTGGTCGTGAAGAACGAGGGCGCCGACGGCTTCGTCCTCGCCGACGCGGTCGTCTTCGTCCCCGTTGGCAGCGAGGCCGGGGCCGATCCCGCCGCGGTGGAAGCGGCCCAGGCCGCGGTCGAACAGGCGGAATCGCGTCTCAAGGATCTGAAAGAGAACGCTCCGCCCTCGGCGCCCACGGCGTTCGGCGTGACGGAACTGCCCGAGGACGAGATCGGCGACACCGCGATCCGCATCCGTGGCGAGGCCCGGCAGGAGGGCGACGTGGTGCCGCGCGGCTTCCTTTCGGCCTGCGGCGGCGGTCCGGCGGAGATCAAAGCCGGCAGCGGGCGTCTCGAATTGGCCCGGTGGATCACCCAGTCGGAACACCCGTTGACCGCCCGGGTGTTCGTGAACCGCGTGTGGGCCCACCTGTTCGGCCGCGGGATCGTGGCGACGCCGGACAACTTCGGCGCCCTCGGCGCCCCGCCGACGCACCCCGAACTACTGGACCGCCTCGCGGTCGAGTTCGTGGAGGACGGCTGGCGGATCAAGCCGCTGGTGCGTCGCCTGGTGATGAGCCGCACCTACCGGCTCTCCTCCGTGCATCCAGACGCCGCGGCCGCCGACCCGAACAACGAACTGTTCGCCCGGGCGAATCGCCGCCGTCTCACCGCGGAGGCGCTGCGGGACACGACGCTGCACCTCGCCGGACTGTTGGAGGAGGCGCCGCCGAACGACTCGCCGGTCGCCGGCCAGCCGAATATCGCCAAGGCGATCCCGGTGGACGACCTCATGGTCCGCAGCATCTACCTGCCGCTGGTTCGGAACGAACTGCCGGACGGGCTGGCCGTGTTCGACTTCCCGGATACGGAGATGGTCGTCGGCGACCGCCCGACGACGAACGGTCCGGCTCAGAGCCTGTTCCTGTTGAACGCCCCCCAGGTCCGCAAGCGGGCCGCGGCGACGGCGGATCGGTTCCTGATCGGCTCCGGCACGATCGAGGAGCGGCTGCGGGCGCTGTACGGGGCGGCCCTCTCCCGCGAGGTGACGGCGGAGGAACTCCCCCGGCTCATCGCTTATTTGGAGGCCGCCGCCGACCGCGACGGGGAGCAGGCCGCCTGGAGCGACCTGGTGCACGTGCTGTTCTGCTCCGCCGAATTCCGCTTCCTCGACTAA
- a CDS encoding DUF1552 domain-containing protein, protein MAAPLPRRTFLRGAGAALALPWLGAMNPALGGYREPTGGRLATPPLRSAFLFKPNGMRPDQWTPEGDGEQYELSPLLKPLAGVKGDFSVLENLWNEQAVGRNGHWPKIPAYLSGGYVVRTSGRDLDIGGQTADQLLAQELGDRTPLPSLELGVDEAYSGVDNIGGGFTRIYGSHIAWRDRHTPVPKEIVPRLAFDRLFRSGPKTPPVSGFTTRQQAVTDSLATDDTSVLDLVLDDAKDLRRKVGVEDRAKLDEYLASVRSVETRIENALKPQKRWINEGRFDVPRPGPGIPEDFTEHTRLMLDVLVLAFWTDTTRVATYMFGNAQTGRNFSFLDGVSGSYHSLSHHKNEPKGIATYVKINAWHSVQLAYLLEKMKGLKEADGTLLDHSQILFGCTIKDGNAHQEHDLPILLAGGGNGAYRPGRRVRFEKDTPLCNVLLRMLQTAGVERDAFGDSTAVAQNL, encoded by the coding sequence ATGGCCGCTCCGCTCCCGCGTCGCACGTTTCTCCGCGGGGCCGGGGCCGCCTTGGCGCTGCCCTGGCTGGGGGCGATGAACCCGGCACTGGGCGGCTACCGCGAACCGACCGGCGGACGACTGGCGACGCCGCCGCTGCGGTCGGCGTTCCTGTTCAAGCCGAACGGCATGCGTCCGGACCAGTGGACGCCCGAGGGCGACGGCGAGCAATACGAACTCTCCCCGCTGCTCAAACCATTAGCGGGGGTGAAGGGCGACTTCTCCGTGTTGGAGAACCTCTGGAACGAGCAGGCCGTCGGCCGCAACGGGCACTGGCCGAAGATCCCGGCGTATCTGTCGGGCGGCTACGTCGTGCGGACCAGCGGCCGGGACCTCGACATCGGCGGTCAGACCGCTGACCAGCTCCTCGCCCAGGAACTTGGCGACCGCACCCCCCTGCCCAGCCTGGAATTGGGCGTCGACGAGGCCTACAGCGGCGTCGACAACATCGGCGGCGGCTTCACCCGCATCTACGGCTCCCACATCGCCTGGCGGGACCGGCACACGCCGGTGCCGAAGGAGATCGTGCCGCGGCTGGCGTTCGACCGCCTGTTTCGCAGCGGCCCCAAGACTCCCCCGGTCAGCGGCTTCACGACCAGGCAACAGGCCGTCACCGACAGCCTCGCCACGGACGACACCTCCGTCCTCGACCTCGTCCTGGACGACGCCAAGGACCTCCGCCGCAAAGTCGGCGTGGAAGACCGGGCGAAGCTGGACGAATACCTCGCCAGCGTGCGAAGCGTGGAAACCCGCATTGAAAACGCCCTCAAGCCGCAGAAACGCTGGATCAACGAGGGCCGGTTCGACGTCCCCCGCCCCGGCCCCGGCATCCCGGAGGACTTCACCGAACACACCCGGCTGATGCTGGACGTGCTCGTGCTCGCGTTCTGGACGGACACCACCCGCGTGGCCACCTACATGTTCGGCAACGCTCAGACCGGGCGGAACTTCTCCTTCCTCGACGGCGTGAGCGGCTCCTACCACTCGCTCTCGCACCACAAGAACGAGCCAAAGGGGATCGCCACGTACGTGAAAATCAACGCCTGGCACTCGGTTCAACTGGCCTACCTGTTGGAGAAGATGAAGGGGCTCAAAGAGGCCGACGGCACCCTGCTGGACCATTCGCAGATCCTGTTCGGCTGCACGATCAAGGACGGCAACGCCCACCAGGAGCACGACCTGCCGATCCTGCTGGCCGGCGGCGGCAACGGGGCCTATCGGCCCGGCCGGCGGGTGCGGTTCGAGAAGGACACCCCGCTGTGCAACGTGCTGCTCCGCATGCTCCAGACGGCCGGCGTGGAGCGGGACGCCTTCGGCGACAGCACCGCCGTCGCCCAGAACCTGTAG
- a CDS encoding thiamine phosphate synthase, translating to MPPDPAALRLLDAAENRAREGLRVLEDHARFVLDDAALTAKLKSVRHALATALPVGREARCAARETAGDVGTALSEPTERSRPDAASVLAANAARVQEGLRSLEEWSKIDAPERAAAFEQLRYRVYTIEKRLLAATARPSLGAWRVYLLLTRSACRRPWADVLRAACEAGAGPIQVREKDLTDRESLAHLQEVRAITAAAGVPLIVNDRPDLARLCGADGVHLGTDDLPIEPVRAMLGERALIGASTHRPEDATAALAAGADHLGVGPCFPSDTKAFQAFPGTDYLRWAAANVTAPWFAIGGIDAGTVERAAAAGAGRIAVCGAICGADDPGAATAELMASLTDASPRTD from the coding sequence ATGCCCCCGGACCCCGCCGCCCTGCGCCTGCTGGACGCCGCCGAGAACCGGGCCCGGGAGGGCTTACGCGTGCTGGAGGACCACGCCCGGTTCGTGCTGGACGACGCGGCGCTGACGGCCAAGTTGAAGTCCGTCCGCCACGCGCTCGCCACGGCCCTGCCGGTCGGGCGGGAGGCCCGTTGCGCCGCCCGCGAAACCGCCGGCGACGTGGGCACGGCTTTGAGCGAGCCGACGGAGCGTTCCCGTCCCGACGCCGCGAGCGTGCTTGCGGCCAATGCGGCCCGGGTGCAGGAGGGCCTGCGCAGCCTTGAGGAGTGGTCGAAGATCGACGCTCCGGAGCGGGCCGCGGCCTTCGAACAACTCCGCTACCGCGTCTACACGATCGAAAAACGCCTGCTCGCGGCGACCGCTCGGCCGTCGCTGGGGGCGTGGCGGGTCTATCTGTTGCTCACCCGCTCCGCCTGCCGGCGGCCGTGGGCGGACGTGCTGCGTGCCGCCTGCGAAGCCGGGGCCGGGCCGATTCAGGTTCGGGAGAAGGATTTGACCGACCGGGAATCGCTGGCTCACCTCCAGGAGGTACGGGCGATCACGGCCGCGGCGGGCGTGCCGCTGATCGTCAACGACCGGCCGGACCTCGCCCGGCTGTGCGGCGCCGACGGCGTGCACCTCGGCACAGACGACCTGCCGATCGAACCCGTGCGGGCGATGCTGGGCGAGCGGGCGCTGATCGGCGCCTCCACCCATCGCCCGGAGGACGCGACGGCGGCCCTGGCGGCGGGGGCGGACCACCTCGGCGTCGGTCCGTGTTTTCCCTCGGACACTAAGGCCTTCCAAGCCTTCCCGGGGACAGATTACCTTCGATGGGCGGCCGCGAACGTGACGGCCCCGTGGTTCGCCATCGGCGGGATTGACGCTGGCACGGTAGAGCGAGCCGCCGCGGCGGGGGCGGGTCGAATCGCTGTCTGCGGGGCGATCTGCGGGGCGGACGATCCGGGCGCCGCGACGGCCGAACTGATGGCGTCGCTGACGGACGCATCTCCACGGACCGATTGA